A section of the Primulina eburnea isolate SZY01 chromosome 1, ASM2296580v1, whole genome shotgun sequence genome encodes:
- the LOC140805060 gene encoding F-box protein At5g49610-like, translated as MSINPYIFHCCKRCARKRNTRYLPRDIVFQFLLHLPAQFLHDVVRHVCREWSLVISSPNFIQHHLRNSSGGVIIQEKLSRRNGIYVEMRRGCLEICKFDCGVYGLVRSSCNGLVVISDESEHPNLYVTNPLTKQWTILPPFSNLTGHYWNCGLAFVESSMEYKMVRMCRDESIVQKTRIAVLTIGVDEVWRHIDINFCHSQLSFIWFLFVTGGYVHWTSIEYVLTLNVETEIVRRFPAPQLPKMFGSFLPMGGNLSYIDESSKFSRDVWEMNSVTGEWTMLFSFDSEPLDDRFKGMFSYYMKSITPRFWLVARELLVFSLGFGQILWIVYNVKTSEIQSFELEGGRYHSEAHVNSLVWLE; from the coding sequence ATGTCCATCAACCCTTACATTTTCCACTGTTGCAAGAGGTGTGCGAGGAAGAGAAATACCAGATATCTTCCTCGAGATATAGTTTTCCAATTTCTTTTACATCTTCCAGCTCAATTTTTACATGATGTCGTGAGGCATGTTTGCAGAGAATGGAGCCTTGTCATCTCTTCCCCAAATTTCATCCAGCACCATCTTCGAAATTCATCTGGTGGAGTTATAATCCAGGAGAAGCTTTCGCGGCGCAATGGGATTTATGTGGAGATGCGACGAGGTTGTCTCGAGATATGTAAGTTCGACTGCGGGGTCTACGGTCTGGTAAGGTCTAGCTGCAATGGTTTGGTGGTGATCTCTGACGAGAGCGAACATCCTAATCTTTATGTTACTAATCCCTTGACAAAGCAGTGGACCATTCTTCCTCCTTTCTCCAATCTAACGGGACACTATTGGAATTGTGGTTTAGCATTTGTCGAGTCTTCCATGGAGTATAAAATGGTACGTATGTGTCGTGATGAATCTATTGTTCAGAAGACACGAATTGCAGTGCTCACCATTGGAGTTGATGAAGTTTGGAGGCATATTGACATAAACTTCTGTCACTCTCAGCTTAGTTTCATTTGGTTTCTGTTTGTTACTGGAGGATATGTACACTGGACGAGCATCGAATATGTTTTGACATTGAATGTCGAGACTGAAATCGTTCGCCGGTTTCCTGCGCCTCAATTACCAAAAATGTTCGGGAGTTTTCTACCAATGGGCGGCAATCTATCATATATTGATGAATCCAGTAAGTTTTCGAGGGATGTTTGGGAGATGAATTCCGTAACTGGAGAGTGGACCATGTTGTTTAGCTTTGACTCAGAACCTCTAGATGACAGATTTAAGGGCATGTTTTCTTATTATATGAAATCAATAACTCCCCGTTTTTGGTTAGTAGCGAGGGAACTTTTGGTCTTCAGTCTTGGATTTGGTCAGATACTTTGGATAGTTTATAATGTGAAGACTTCAGAAATTCAGTCATTTGAGTTGGAGGGGGGACGTTACCATTCTGAAGCTCATGTAAACAGCCTCGTTTGGTTGGAATGA